A region from the Sutcliffiella horikoshii genome encodes:
- a CDS encoding cysteine desulfurase family protein, translated as MKQIYLDHAATSPMHPAVLDSMLPVMREDFGNPSSIHGFGRKTRHLVDEARHVAATSIGAKETEIIFTSGGTEADNLAIIGVARANKFRGNNIITTQIEHHAVLHTCEQLEKEGFEVTYLPVDEHGQINLDDLKDALTDQTILVTIMYGNNEVGTIQPIKEIGEIVKEHPAYFHTDAVQAFGVLPINVEEQGIDFLSMSSHKINGPKGVGFLYARAGATFSTLTYGGEQERKRRAGTENVAGIVGLKTAIELSMEQAKEKVALYKSFKETMLQVWHEEDVSFQVNSGSEEILPHVLNVYFPGTNVESLLVNMDLAGIAVSSGSACTAGSIDPSHVLVAMFGKDSDKIASSIRFSFGLGNTIEDITQAAKETAKVVKRLTRKSR; from the coding sequence TTGAAACAGATATATTTAGATCATGCAGCAACCTCACCCATGCATCCAGCTGTCCTCGATAGTATGCTTCCTGTTATGAGGGAGGATTTCGGCAATCCTTCCAGTATTCATGGATTTGGAAGAAAAACAAGGCACCTTGTGGATGAGGCCAGACATGTGGCAGCCACTTCCATTGGTGCGAAAGAAACAGAAATCATTTTTACAAGCGGCGGGACAGAAGCGGACAACTTAGCCATTATCGGGGTCGCTCGCGCCAACAAATTTCGTGGAAATAATATCATCACAACACAAATTGAGCATCATGCTGTCCTTCATACATGTGAACAACTTGAAAAAGAAGGCTTCGAAGTAACATATTTGCCTGTGGATGAGCACGGCCAGATCAATCTAGATGATTTAAAGGATGCACTTACCGACCAAACCATTCTTGTCACCATCATGTATGGAAATAATGAGGTAGGAACGATTCAGCCTATCAAGGAAATCGGAGAAATCGTTAAAGAACATCCAGCTTATTTTCATACTGATGCTGTACAAGCTTTTGGGGTTCTTCCAATCAATGTGGAGGAACAAGGCATTGATTTTCTCTCTATGTCTTCCCATAAAATCAATGGTCCTAAGGGAGTTGGCTTCTTATATGCAAGAGCTGGAGCAACCTTCTCTACCTTAACCTATGGCGGCGAACAAGAACGGAAACGCCGTGCAGGTACAGAGAATGTCGCTGGGATCGTCGGGTTGAAAACAGCAATTGAATTAAGCATGGAACAAGCAAAAGAAAAAGTGGCATTGTATAAGAGCTTTAAAGAAACGATGCTTCAAGTTTGGCACGAAGAAGATGTCTCGTTTCAGGTTAACAGCGGTTCAGAAGAAATATTGCCGCATGTCCTGAATGTTTATTTTCCAGGGACGAATGTAGAGTCCTTATTGGTCAACATGGATTTGGCAGGTATCGCGGTGTCCAGCGGATCGGCATGCACAGCAGGATCCATCGACCCGTCCCATGTCCTGGTCGCCATGTTCGGAAAAGACTCAGACAAAATCGCTTCCTCCATCCGATTCAGCTTTGGCCTTGGAAACACAATCGAAGACATCACACAAGCAGCCAAAGAAACAGCCAAAGTCGTAAAAAGACTAACACGAAAAAGTAGATAA
- a CDS encoding VOC family protein, translating into MGKVVGFEISSQSPKEATKFYQDVFGWKIGEENWDYWPVSTGQNSIGGGIAKGPNDFPHGTRIQIEVDCIETAMEKAKASGAMVVREKMEFETFFLAYLVDPTGNGIGLIEKK; encoded by the coding sequence ATGGGAAAAGTGGTAGGGTTCGAGATTAGCAGCCAAAGTCCGAAAGAGGCGACAAAGTTTTATCAAGATGTTTTCGGTTGGAAGATTGGAGAAGAAAATTGGGATTATTGGCCTGTCAGTACCGGCCAGAACAGCATTGGTGGCGGGATTGCAAAAGGTCCAAATGATTTTCCGCATGGTACACGCATTCAGATTGAGGTAGATTGCATCGAAACAGCTATGGAAAAAGCAAAGGCAAGCGGAGCGATGGTGGTGAGGGAGAAGATGGAGTTTGAGACTTTCTTTCTAGCATATTTAGTAGATCCCACTGGTAATGGCATAGGTCTTATCGAAAAGAAATAA
- a CDS encoding replication-associated recombination protein A encodes MNNKPLAFRMRPRTIDEMVGQEHLVGEGKIIQRMVKAKHLSSMILYGPPGIGKTSIATAIAGSTQYAFRTLNAVVHNKKDMEIVAEEAKMSGKVILILDEVHRLDKAKQDFLLPHLENGRIVLIGATTSNPYHAINPAIRSRCQIFELHPLSVAEIKHVIMQALEDTERGLGEYQVDLDEDALEHFANGCGGDVRSALNALELAVLSTTPNDEGKITIGVETAEECLQKKSFYHDKDGDGHYDVLSAFQKSIRGSDVDAALHYLGRLIEAGDLVSIGRRLLVIAYEDISLANPQAGARTLSAIEAAERLGFPEARIPLANAVIELCLSPKSNSAYKALDEALADIRKGLFGEVPAHLKDAHYKGAASLGRGVEYKYPHDYPSGWVAQQYLPDKLKHKSYYKPKDTSKFETALGQIYEKTKKKR; translated from the coding sequence ATGAACAATAAACCACTGGCCTTTCGGATGAGGCCGCGCACCATAGATGAAATGGTAGGACAGGAGCATCTTGTAGGAGAAGGCAAAATCATTCAAAGAATGGTAAAGGCAAAACATCTCTCCTCGATGATTCTCTACGGTCCTCCTGGTATAGGAAAAACGTCCATCGCAACTGCCATTGCAGGCAGTACACAATATGCGTTCCGGACATTGAATGCTGTCGTACACAATAAAAAAGATATGGAAATAGTAGCAGAAGAAGCAAAAATGTCAGGCAAGGTCATTCTTATTTTGGATGAAGTGCATCGACTTGATAAGGCTAAACAGGACTTTCTGTTGCCTCACCTTGAAAATGGTCGAATAGTTCTGATTGGAGCTACCACAAGCAACCCTTATCATGCGATTAACCCTGCTATTCGGAGCAGATGCCAAATTTTCGAGCTTCATCCTTTGTCTGTTGCGGAAATCAAACATGTCATCATGCAAGCATTGGAAGATACGGAACGAGGTTTAGGTGAATACCAAGTGGATCTTGATGAAGATGCCTTGGAGCATTTCGCAAATGGATGCGGCGGGGATGTTCGTTCTGCGTTAAATGCATTGGAGCTTGCGGTACTTTCCACCACCCCGAATGACGAAGGAAAAATAACGATTGGTGTGGAAACTGCTGAAGAATGCCTGCAAAAGAAAAGCTTCTATCATGACAAAGACGGTGATGGTCATTATGACGTACTGTCCGCATTCCAAAAATCCATTCGCGGCAGTGACGTGGATGCAGCTCTTCATTATTTAGGACGCTTGATTGAAGCCGGCGACCTTGTGAGCATTGGAAGGCGGCTGCTTGTAATCGCTTATGAAGATATCAGCCTTGCCAATCCACAAGCCGGTGCACGCACATTATCTGCCATTGAAGCCGCGGAGAGACTTGGTTTTCCAGAGGCGAGGATTCCGCTTGCAAATGCAGTTATTGAACTTTGTCTGTCTCCTAAGTCTAACTCAGCCTATAAAGCGTTGGATGAGGCTTTGGCGGACATCAGAAAAGGACTTTTCGGCGAAGTTCCTGCCCACTTAAAGGACGCACACTATAAAGGCGCAGCATCACTTGGCCGAGGGGTTGAGTATAAATATCCGCATGACTACCCAAGCGGATGGGTAGCTCAACAATACTTACCGGACAAGCTGAAGCATAAATCCTATTACAAGCCCAAAGATACAAGCAAATTTGAAACAGCACTCGGGCAAATATATGAAAAAACGAAGAAGAAAAGATAA
- a CDS encoding YczE/YyaS/YitT family protein, protein MLEERSIGRRLFLAKWAIYFIGLLIMAFGIVLMIRADLGSAPWDVFHIGLFYQVGLTIGTWSIIVGFFILMISTMITKKLPPLGAFLNMLMVGIFIDLYMMIPQLHTPDLFVGKLIMLLLGVMVIGIGIGVYISSRCGAGPRDSLMIALTEVTGWKVQYIRLGMELVVLCLGWLLGGPVFIGTILFSLTIGSIVGLTLPACQKATDSLLDKIQHKKEKKVTFQI, encoded by the coding sequence ATGCTAGAAGAGCGGAGTATAGGAAGAAGGTTGTTTTTGGCAAAATGGGCCATCTATTTTATTGGGTTATTGATCATGGCCTTTGGAATTGTCTTAATGATACGTGCTGACTTGGGCAGTGCGCCATGGGATGTCTTTCATATCGGACTCTTCTACCAAGTCGGGCTCACGATTGGTACTTGGTCCATCATTGTGGGCTTTTTTATTTTGATGATCTCTACCATGATTACGAAAAAGCTGCCGCCATTAGGTGCTTTTTTGAATATGCTGATGGTCGGGATTTTTATTGATTTGTATATGATGATTCCGCAGTTGCACACGCCTGACCTGTTTGTCGGGAAGCTGATCATGCTCTTATTAGGTGTCATGGTCATCGGGATCGGAATAGGCGTCTACATTTCCTCACGTTGTGGTGCGGGACCAAGGGACAGCCTGATGATTGCCCTGACGGAAGTGACAGGATGGAAAGTGCAATATATTAGATTAGGAATGGAATTAGTAGTATTATGTTTAGGTTGGCTTTTAGGTGGTCCGGTCTTTATCGGTACCATACTATTCAGTCTTACTATCGGGAGCATCGTTGGTCTGACGCTGCCTGCCTGTCAAAAGGCAACGGACTCATTACTTGATAAAATTCAACATAAAAAAGAAAAAAAGGTAACTTTTCAAATATAG
- the cymR gene encoding cysteine metabolism transcriptional regulator CymR, with amino-acid sequence MKISTKGRYGLTIMIELAKNVGEGPLSLKTIAQTHDLSEHYLEQLIAPLRNAGLVKSIRGAYGGYILADEPAKITAGDIIRVLEGPISPVEVIDDEEPAKRELWIRIRDAVKDVLDSTTLDDLANYEGGDQEAYMFYI; translated from the coding sequence ATGAAAATTTCAACCAAAGGACGTTACGGATTGACCATCATGATTGAACTTGCAAAAAATGTGGGAGAAGGTCCTCTTTCGTTAAAAACGATTGCACAAACGCATGACCTATCAGAGCATTATTTAGAGCAATTAATTGCACCCCTTCGTAATGCAGGACTTGTAAAAAGTATAAGAGGAGCATATGGTGGTTATATTTTAGCAGATGAACCGGCGAAAATTACAGCTGGAGATATTATTCGTGTACTAGAAGGACCAATCAGCCCGGTTGAAGTGATCGACGATGAGGAACCAGCAAAACGAGAACTGTGGATCAGAATCCGTGATGCAGTGAAAGACGTATTGGATAGTACAACGCTTGATGACCTTGCCAATTATGAAGGTGGAGATCAAGAAGCATATATGTTCTACATCTAA